Proteins from a single region of Thiomicrorhabdus sp. Kp2:
- the hisB gene encoding imidazoleglycerol-phosphate dehydratase HisB: MRTASVERDTLETQIQITVNLDGDGTATFDTGVPFFEHMLDQIARHGMIDIDIKANGDTHIDDHHTVEDVGITLGQAINKAVGDKKGITRYGHAYVPLDEALSRVVIDLSGRPGLVFNADFTREKIGNFETELVFEFFQGFVNHCNATLHIDCLRGHNSHHQAETIFKAFGRALRMALSQDERMAGKMPSTKGSL; this comes from the coding sequence ATGCGAACTGCAAGCGTTGAACGCGATACTTTAGAAACTCAAATTCAAATCACTGTCAACTTAGATGGTGACGGTACAGCAACATTTGATACAGGCGTACCTTTTTTTGAACATATGCTAGACCAAATTGCTCGACATGGCATGATAGACATTGACATAAAGGCCAATGGAGATACTCACATTGACGACCATCATACGGTTGAAGATGTAGGCATTACCCTTGGTCAAGCCATAAATAAAGCAGTGGGCGATAAAAAAGGCATCACTCGTTATGGCCACGCTTACGTACCATTAGACGAAGCGCTTTCTCGTGTAGTAATTGATCTATCTGGGAGACCAGGCCTGGTCTTTAATGCCGACTTTACCCGTGAAAAAATTGGAAACTTTGAAACAGAACTAGTCTTTGAATTTTTTCAAGGCTTTGTTAATCATTGCAACGCAACACTACATATTGATTGTTTACGTGGCCATAATTCTCACCACCAAGCCGAAACCATCTTCAAAGCGTTTGGCCGCGCTTTACGCATGGCATTAAGCCAAGATGAGAGAATGGCAGGCAAAATGCCTTCTACCAAAGGCAGTCTATAA
- the hisH gene encoding imidazole glycerol phosphate synthase subunit HisH, with product MNQKLVAVIDYGMGNLRSVSKAAEHVSPENTRILVTNNPDDIANADAVIFPGQGAAKACMNALQKTGMIHPVQQAAKEKPFLGICMGLQVLMTHSDENQGIQCMDVIPGNVQHFDFEENSPLKTPHMGWNQILQTKEHALWHNIPQDSRFYFVHSYYVQPEHSDYICGQTTHGITFPSALSHNNLFAIQAHPEKSADHGLQLFKNFLQWNGQ from the coding sequence ATGAACCAGAAGCTAGTTGCCGTTATTGATTATGGCATGGGTAATTTACGCTCTGTTTCCAAAGCGGCTGAACATGTGTCGCCAGAAAACACTCGTATTTTAGTCACCAACAACCCCGACGACATTGCCAATGCTGATGCCGTCATCTTTCCAGGCCAAGGTGCTGCCAAAGCCTGTATGAATGCTTTGCAGAAAACGGGCATGATTCACCCTGTACAACAAGCGGCTAAAGAAAAACCTTTTTTAGGTATCTGTATGGGTCTTCAAGTTCTTATGACCCACAGCGATGAGAACCAAGGCATTCAATGCATGGATGTCATTCCTGGCAATGTTCAGCATTTTGATTTTGAAGAAAACAGCCCTCTAAAAACACCACACATGGGCTGGAACCAGATCCTGCAAACAAAAGAGCACGCGTTATGGCATAACATTCCACAAGACAGTCGCTTCTATTTTGTTCACAGCTACTATGTACAACCAGAACATTCTGACTATATTTGCGGACAAACAACGCACGGAATCACATTTCCATCCGCGTTAAGCCACAATAACTTATTTGCAATTCAAGCCCACCCTGAAAAAAGTGCTGACCACGGCTTACAGCTATTTAAAAACTTTTTACAGTGGAACGGACAATAA
- the hisA gene encoding 1-(5-phosphoribosyl)-5-[(5-phosphoribosylamino)methylideneamino]imidazole-4-carboxamide isomerase, whose protein sequence is MLLIPAIDLKDGECVRLRQGIMEDATVFSGDIVAMAQRWVDQDARRLHMVDLNGAFDGKPVNGEAVYQVRQAFPDLPIQIGGGIRDLQTIEAYLNAGVSYCIIGTKAVHNPEFVAEACKAFPGHIMVGLDAKDGMVAINGWAEVTDHEVTQLGKQFEDDGVEAIIYTDIGRDGMMQGVNIEATQALAKALTIPIIASGGITNLDDIRKLAEIEADGVTGAITGRAIYEGTLDFKEGQTLSDQLAPK, encoded by the coding sequence ATGTTATTAATTCCTGCTATCGACTTAAAAGATGGTGAATGCGTACGCCTTCGTCAAGGCATTATGGAAGACGCAACCGTATTTTCAGGTGATATTGTTGCCATGGCTCAACGCTGGGTAGATCAAGATGCACGTCGCTTGCATATGGTTGATTTAAATGGCGCTTTTGACGGCAAACCAGTCAACGGCGAAGCGGTTTATCAAGTTCGCCAAGCTTTTCCTGATTTACCAATACAAATTGGTGGCGGTATTCGAGACCTACAAACCATTGAAGCCTATCTAAATGCTGGCGTAAGCTACTGCATCATTGGCACAAAAGCCGTTCACAACCCTGAATTCGTTGCCGAAGCCTGCAAAGCCTTTCCAGGACACATCATGGTTGGTTTAGATGCCAAAGATGGCATGGTGGCAATCAATGGCTGGGCAGAAGTGACAGACCACGAAGTCACTCAACTTGGAAAACAGTTCGAAGACGACGGTGTTGAAGCCATTATCTATACTGATATCGGTCGTGATGGCATGATGCAAGGCGTAAACATTGAAGCCACGCAAGCTTTAGCCAAAGCTCTGACCATTCCAATTATCGCCTCTGGTGGAATCACAAACTTAGACGACATCCGCAAATTGGCCGAAATTGAAGCTGACGGGGTTACTGGCGCAATTACAGGTCGTGCAATCTATGAAGGCACTTTAGACTTTAAAGAAGGTCAAACCCTTTCCGACCAACTTGCCCCAAAATAA
- the hisF gene encoding imidazole glycerol phosphate synthase subunit HisF, protein MSLAKRIIPCLDVDDGRVVKGVQFVDIRDAGDPVEVAKRYDQQGADEITFLDITATAHERNTTVHMVEQVASQVFIPLTVGGGIRCVEDIRTMLNAGADKVAINSAAIFNPAFVKEACDAFGSQCIVVAIDAKKVSTEGEDNKWEIFTHGGRKETGIDAVDWAVRMAELGAGELLVTSMDRDGTKIGFDLELTRAISDSVTIPVIASGGVGELSHLAKGITEGHAEAVLAASIFHFGQHTVEEAKLAMQKEGIEVRL, encoded by the coding sequence ATGAGTCTTGCAAAACGCATTATTCCTTGCCTAGACGTCGATGACGGCCGTGTTGTTAAAGGCGTACAATTTGTTGATATTCGCGATGCTGGTGACCCAGTAGAAGTTGCAAAACGTTACGACCAACAAGGTGCAGACGAAATCACCTTTTTAGATATCACGGCCACAGCGCATGAGCGCAACACCACGGTACACATGGTTGAACAGGTCGCAAGCCAAGTATTCATCCCGCTAACGGTTGGCGGAGGAATTCGTTGTGTCGAAGACATTCGCACCATGCTCAACGCTGGCGCTGACAAAGTCGCCATTAACTCAGCGGCTATCTTTAACCCCGCTTTTGTTAAAGAAGCCTGTGATGCGTTTGGCTCACAATGCATTGTTGTCGCGATTGATGCCAAAAAAGTCAGTACTGAAGGTGAAGACAACAAATGGGAAATCTTCACTCATGGCGGCCGAAAAGAGACTGGGATTGATGCAGTTGATTGGGCGGTAAGAATGGCGGAACTTGGCGCAGGTGAACTATTAGTTACCAGCATGGATCGAGACGGAACCAAAATTGGTTTTGACTTAGAACTAACACGAGCAATTTCTGACAGTGTCACTATCCCCGTAATAGCTTCGGGTGGCGTAGGCGAACTCTCCCACCTTGCAAAAGGGATTACCGAAGGCCATGCTGAAGCCGTTTTAGCCGCAAGCATCTTCCATTTTGGACAACACACCGTTGAAGAAGCAAAACTTGCTATGCAAAAAGAAGGTATCGAGGTGAGACTATGA
- a CDS encoding phosphoribosyl-ATP diphosphatase, translated as MNDILKQIDDVLEARKSDSPDSSYVASLYDKGIEKILKKVSEEAAETVMAAKDLEHSNGAQADQEHLVYEIADLWFHTMVLLASQNLSSNNVTAELQRRFGLSGHEEKASRSE; from the coding sequence ATGAACGATATTTTAAAACAAATCGATGATGTCCTTGAAGCACGTAAATCGGACTCACCAGATAGCTCTTACGTAGCAAGTTTATACGATAAAGGCATTGAAAAAATACTTAAAAAAGTATCTGAAGAAGCGGCTGAAACAGTGATGGCAGCAAAAGACCTAGAACATAGCAATGGCGCTCAAGCAGACCAAGAGCACCTAGTGTATGAAATTGCCGACCTGTGGTTTCACACTATGGTACTATTGGCTTCTCAAAATCTGTCGAGCAACAATGTGACCGCAGAACTACAACGACGCTTCGGCCTTTCTGGCCATGAAGAAAAAGCCAGCCGCAGCGAATAA
- a CDS encoding histidine triad nucleotide-binding protein, whose amino-acid sequence MSTEEKSVFSKIIDREIPAEIIYEDDKCIVINDINPKARVHLLLIPKKPIATLFDLKPGDKDCMGHMMLLLPQLAQSQGLDGFKTQINTGESGGQEVFHIHIHLLGN is encoded by the coding sequence ATGAGTACAGAAGAAAAAAGTGTATTTTCTAAAATCATCGACCGTGAAATTCCAGCCGAAATTATTTATGAAGATGATAAATGCATTGTAATCAATGACATCAATCCAAAAGCAAGAGTACATCTTTTGCTTATCCCTAAAAAACCCATTGCCACGCTTTTTGACCTTAAACCAGGTGATAAGGACTGCATGGGCCACATGATGTTACTGCTACCGCAACTTGCACAATCCCAAGGACTGGATGGATTTAAAACCCAAATCAATACGGGTGAATCTGGTGGACAAGAAGTTTTCCATATTCATATCCATCTTCTCGGCAACTAA
- the tatA gene encoding Sec-independent protein translocase subunit TatA, translating into MGISIWQLLIILAIVLVLFGAKRLRNVGSDLGGAIKGFKSAVKEEEAKTAEDEKKLEQKDGQNVFDVAAEEKKTEEKSEEKKDKA; encoded by the coding sequence ATGGGCATTAGCATTTGGCAATTACTTATTATCTTAGCAATCGTATTAGTATTATTCGGTGCAAAACGTTTACGTAATGTTGGTAGCGACCTTGGTGGAGCAATCAAAGGTTTCAAGTCTGCTGTTAAAGAAGAAGAAGCTAAAACAGCTGAAGATGAGAAAAAACTAGAACAGAAAGACGGTCAAAACGTTTTTGATGTTGCTGCTGAAGAAAAGAAAACTGAAGAAAAATCAGAAGAGAAAAAGGACAAAGCTTAA
- the tatB gene encoding Sec-independent protein translocase protein TatB, producing MFDIGFLELLVILVIALLVIGPERMPEVARKIGQFMGKMRRFVNSMKEEGQVQDTLREIKDSMNLEEEKRQIDNIGKELEQGLNYNDMNLDDFQRPFGGELTPTEGSSGHQFNKAPAQPQIPANNNPEATANSTEQTYVSEPKVQPTETPISQPSEVESKAPEKDTSKS from the coding sequence ATGTTTGATATCGGTTTTCTTGAACTCCTCGTTATACTCGTCATTGCATTATTGGTGATTGGTCCTGAACGCATGCCTGAAGTGGCCAGAAAAATTGGCCAATTCATGGGCAAAATGCGTCGTTTTGTCAATTCCATGAAAGAAGAAGGCCAGGTTCAAGACACACTTCGTGAAATTAAAGACTCAATGAATCTAGAGGAAGAGAAACGCCAAATTGACAACATTGGTAAAGAACTAGAACAGGGTTTAAATTACAACGATATGAATTTAGATGATTTTCAAAGACCTTTTGGCGGTGAATTAACGCCAACGGAAGGCTCTTCTGGCCATCAATTCAATAAAGCGCCAGCGCAGCCGCAAATACCAGCGAATAACAACCCTGAAGCCACTGCAAATTCTACAGAGCAAACGTACGTTTCTGAACCAAAAGTTCAACCAACTGAAACGCCAATTTCTCAACCTTCTGAAGTTGAAAGTAAAGCTCCAGAAAAAGACACTTCTAAAAGTTAA
- the tatC gene encoding twin-arginine translocase subunit TatC, with translation MSNAALPPNDQEMTLVQHLLDLKTSLTRGILAIIVFFIILFPFANDIYTYISEPLTRYLPEGTSMIATAVASPFLTPFKLSFVLAIYLAMPFLLYQLWRFIAPALYKHERQLVATLLFFSSFLFYSGGLFAYYVVFPLVFGFLSQSAPEGVTIATDIALYLDFVIKMFFAFGMAFEVPIVTILLIITGMTKPEKLSHARPYIVVGAFVIGMLLTPPDIISQTLLAVPMWLLFELGLIIGAMIIKRRKTDENEEDTPPEPNDSSNTKAQENQASTQPSNQSTPVQEYEFDDRYADQVDDDLDWDDEFDKIDSEMAKLERDYETRQKADKEKSKNEYSNDNQKANTSPDTATAEKNDVVTSEESIAKSDNKTDTKS, from the coding sequence ATGAGCAACGCCGCCCTACCACCTAACGATCAAGAAATGACTCTAGTTCAACACTTGTTGGATCTTAAAACGAGTTTAACTCGTGGTATTTTGGCTATTATTGTCTTTTTTATCATTCTGTTTCCATTTGCAAATGATATCTATACCTACATATCTGAGCCGCTAACACGTTACCTTCCTGAAGGTACAAGCATGATTGCGACGGCCGTTGCCTCGCCATTCTTAACCCCATTTAAGTTAAGTTTTGTATTAGCAATTTACTTGGCTATGCCTTTTTTGCTCTATCAGTTATGGCGCTTCATCGCACCTGCACTTTATAAACATGAACGACAACTCGTTGCTACACTCCTGTTTTTTAGTTCATTCTTATTCTATTCTGGCGGCTTATTTGCCTACTATGTGGTTTTTCCACTGGTCTTTGGTTTCTTATCGCAATCCGCCCCAGAAGGCGTTACCATCGCCACAGACATTGCGCTTTACTTAGACTTTGTTATTAAAATGTTCTTTGCATTCGGCATGGCTTTCGAAGTACCTATCGTCACCATACTGCTGATTATCACTGGGATGACAAAGCCTGAAAAGCTAAGCCATGCTCGCCCATATATTGTGGTTGGTGCATTTGTTATTGGTATGTTACTAACACCACCAGATATTATCTCTCAAACACTGCTTGCTGTACCTATGTGGCTGTTATTTGAATTGGGCTTAATCATTGGTGCGATGATTATAAAACGTCGTAAAACCGATGAGAATGAAGAGGATACTCCTCCAGAACCAAACGATTCTAGCAATACAAAAGCCCAAGAAAACCAGGCCTCTACTCAACCATCAAATCAATCAACACCAGTACAAGAGTACGAATTTGATGACCGTTATGCTGACCAAGTAGATGATGATTTAGACTGGGACGATGAATTTGATAAGATTGACTCTGAAATGGCTAAGTTAGAACGAGATTATGAAACTCGTCAAAAGGCCGACAAAGAGAAGTCAAAAAATGAATATTCTAACGACAACCAGAAAGCCAATACCTCTCCTGACACAGCTACAGCGGAAAAAAATGACGTTGTTACGTCTGAAGAATCCATTGCAAAGTCGGATAATAAAACAGATACAAAATCTTGA
- a CDS encoding thioredoxin domain-containing protein: protein MTLLRLKNPLQSRIIKQIQNLELITRLTDWLTLFLQIRIFLSVSTNITNPFKTAYYLFSKSILVTFLFVFTLNSQASKIDQNNLANHNSPYLAMHGQDPVHWQHWHADILKQAQAQNKLIFISSGYFSCHWCHVMQHENYQNTQTAQILNKHFISVKIDRELNPELDKTLIEFAQKTTGHAGWPQHVILTPTGYPFAAFIYLPNQAFNQRLNKIQSLWHTQSRQIEKLAKQAAEQANTPIIKTQSNSKPYLSQQAFIKKLFEQVNLTKDDLAGGLTGTSKFPKAPLLNSLLMIQELPEEIEEWLILTLEQMQSEHLFDHIHGGFYRYTVDPNWQTPHFEKMAYTNALLAQTYLMAGERWNRPDFLDTAKHTLAYLQNHLYSPQTKMYLGSQSALDKKGLEGGNYLWSKSQLQKALSNEEYQTIYQAWSLEKSPPYELGWHPKPFTPNRLWKSVQIKLTSKDKAIPTDTKSILGWNGLVLSALSQAYSVLKDEHYLLSAQTLATTLVNLIQLENPPRALSENGSFMGRANLQDYAFIKRGLEDYQAWSNDKQFNKTIEMINSALKNDFLSEQGWLYDVNPILAQQTGEWLMADNPMPSLTAILYCLKPKIPVQSQAALIENPLMHASYINSFDCMKQTTNPVK, encoded by the coding sequence ATGACGTTGTTACGTCTGAAGAATCCATTGCAAAGTCGGATAATAAAACAGATACAAAATCTTGAGTTAATCACTCGATTAACAGACTGGTTAACTCTTTTTTTACAGATAAGAATTTTCTTATCTGTAAGCACCAACATTACAAACCCTTTTAAAACCGCTTATTACCTCTTTAGTAAATCCATTCTAGTCACATTTTTATTTGTTTTTACACTTAACTCTCAAGCATCGAAAATAGATCAAAACAACCTAGCAAACCACAACAGCCCCTATTTGGCGATGCACGGTCAAGACCCTGTTCACTGGCAACATTGGCACGCAGACATACTTAAACAGGCACAAGCTCAGAACAAACTCATCTTTATTTCCAGCGGCTACTTTTCTTGCCATTGGTGTCATGTCATGCAGCATGAAAACTACCAAAACACTCAAACGGCACAAATACTCAATAAGCATTTTATATCCGTAAAAATTGATCGTGAACTGAATCCAGAACTCGATAAAACTTTAATTGAGTTTGCCCAAAAAACCACAGGACATGCAGGCTGGCCACAACATGTTATCCTCACCCCAACTGGTTACCCGTTTGCTGCTTTTATCTACCTACCGAATCAAGCCTTTAACCAGAGGTTAAACAAAATTCAATCGCTATGGCACACACAATCCCGCCAGATAGAAAAGCTTGCTAAACAAGCTGCTGAACAAGCAAACACACCTATAATTAAAACCCAGTCGAACTCTAAACCATATCTTAGCCAACAAGCATTTATCAAAAAACTTTTTGAACAGGTTAATCTCACCAAAGATGATTTAGCTGGTGGTTTAACGGGCACATCAAAATTTCCTAAAGCACCGCTATTAAATAGTTTACTAATGATTCAAGAGCTTCCTGAAGAGATTGAAGAGTGGTTGATTTTGACGTTAGAGCAGATGCAATCGGAACATTTATTTGACCATATTCATGGCGGATTTTATCGCTATACTGTCGACCCAAACTGGCAAACTCCACATTTTGAAAAAATGGCTTATACCAATGCTCTGCTCGCGCAAACCTATTTAATGGCAGGAGAAAGGTGGAATCGTCCAGACTTTTTAGATACCGCTAAACATACCCTAGCTTACCTACAGAATCATTTATATTCCCCCCAAACCAAAATGTATTTGGGCAGCCAATCTGCACTTGATAAAAAGGGCTTAGAAGGTGGTAACTATCTTTGGAGCAAAAGCCAATTGCAAAAAGCGCTTTCAAATGAAGAGTATCAAACAATCTACCAGGCCTGGTCACTTGAAAAGTCGCCCCCATATGAATTAGGCTGGCACCCAAAACCATTTACACCGAACAGATTATGGAAAAGTGTACAAATAAAACTCACAAGTAAAGATAAAGCGATTCCCACCGACACTAAAAGCATTCTAGGTTGGAATGGCTTAGTATTAAGCGCGCTCAGTCAAGCGTACTCAGTGTTAAAAGATGAACATTACCTGCTGTCAGCGCAAACCTTAGCCACCACATTAGTCAACTTAATCCAGCTGGAAAATCCGCCAAGAGCTTTGTCTGAAAACGGTTCTTTTATGGGTAGAGCCAATCTTCAAGATTATGCATTTATAAAGAGAGGGCTAGAAGATTACCAGGCCTGGTCGAATGATAAGCAATTTAACAAAACCATAGAAATGATTAACAGCGCGCTTAAAAATGATTTTCTGAGTGAGCAAGGTTGGCTATATGATGTTAATCCGATATTGGCTCAACAAACAGGCGAATGGCTAATGGCCGATAATCCGATGCCGAGTCTAACCGCTATTCTTTATTGCCTAAAACCCAAAATACCAGTTCAGAGCCAAGCAGCACTGATAGAAAATCCGCTTATGCATGCCAGTTACATAAACTCATTCGACTGTATGAAGCAAACAACAAATCCCGTAAAATAA
- a CDS encoding zinc metallopeptidase, translating to MGPLIILFVLLFILTTLPSLWTKAILNKHRKPHPDIPGTGLQFAEHLIQKHELIGVKVEETEQGDHYDPVDKVVRISTANAHSNSLTAITTVAHEIGHAIQDKTNYPELKQRTALIERAAIMQKFAGIALMITPFLIPLAHTPMVALLTFGAGFVAMGVPVIIHLSTLPVEFDASFKRALPLLEQGEYLNKKDHKIAKKILFACAMTYVAASLSSLFNLWKWLKALKR from the coding sequence ATGGGCCCTTTAATCATACTGTTTGTTTTGCTGTTTATTTTAACTACGCTACCCAGCCTGTGGACAAAAGCAATTTTAAATAAACACCGCAAACCCCACCCCGACATTCCAGGAACAGGGTTGCAATTTGCTGAGCACCTCATCCAAAAACATGAACTTATTGGAGTAAAGGTCGAAGAAACCGAACAGGGCGACCATTATGATCCAGTTGATAAAGTGGTTAGAATCTCAACGGCGAATGCTCACAGCAACTCTTTAACGGCTATTACTACGGTAGCGCATGAGATTGGGCACGCCATTCAGGACAAAACCAATTATCCAGAACTAAAACAACGTACTGCACTGATTGAACGGGCTGCGATTATGCAAAAGTTTGCGGGTATTGCTTTAATGATTACCCCGTTTTTAATTCCCTTAGCCCATACACCGATGGTGGCGTTATTAACTTTTGGGGCGGGATTTGTGGCAATGGGTGTACCTGTCATTATTCATTTAAGCACACTGCCAGTCGAGTTTGATGCCAGCTTTAAACGGGCTTTACCACTGCTTGAACAAGGTGAGTATTTAAATAAAAAAGACCATAAAATCGCCAAAAAGATTTTATTTGCCTGCGCGATGACTTATGTGGCGGCATCACTCTCAAGCCTATTTAATTTATGGAAATGGCTAAAAGCGTTAAAACGTTAA
- a CDS encoding diguanylate cyclase: MTQNIILVIEDQKAMASLLQEKISQQTTLPVITAHSLKEAKEVIDSDVKVLVCVTDLNLPDTEEGASVPLLLKKNITTVVLTADYTEETRKKMFKQHVADYVIKDGMAAINYAVRTVISLVENSDINIWLLALDNNKTTRRLLGLLNIQRYHISVFEDSQSVLKTLPSKMPDLLILTGVASENEKKIVDMISSIRENYTQNQLPLMLCDDSHDMAQVIKLMKYGVNDFYNSGFTAEELTVRVNLNISQAINYKKLERISQVDALTDLYNRRYFFEKSESVIKECGAHCFAVMLDIDFFKVVNDTYGHAKGDEAIIFVANVIQDTFDSFVVARLGGEEFCVLGGYEELSKIQALCETVRQFIESESKNKIGIPITISIGLSTNNNLLTLDDLVSEADKALYASKESGRNKVSLQPVVNG; encoded by the coding sequence ATGACTCAAAATATTATTCTTGTGATAGAAGACCAGAAGGCTATGGCAAGCCTATTACAAGAAAAAATATCCCAGCAAACTACCTTGCCCGTTATTACTGCTCATAGCTTAAAAGAAGCTAAAGAGGTTATCGACTCAGATGTGAAGGTGTTGGTTTGTGTCACCGATTTAAACCTCCCTGATACTGAAGAGGGTGCTTCGGTTCCGCTTTTACTAAAAAAGAATATTACAACGGTCGTACTCACTGCCGACTATACCGAAGAAACACGCAAAAAAATGTTTAAACAACATGTCGCAGACTATGTGATCAAAGATGGTATGGCGGCGATTAATTATGCCGTTAGAACCGTAATTTCTTTGGTTGAGAACTCCGATATTAATATTTGGTTGTTGGCACTAGACAATAACAAAACCACGAGGCGTCTACTCGGGTTGTTAAATATCCAGCGTTATCATATCTCTGTATTTGAAGACAGTCAGTCAGTTTTAAAAACCCTCCCCAGTAAGATGCCAGACTTATTAATATTGACAGGCGTCGCCTCTGAAAATGAAAAAAAGATTGTGGATATGATTAGTTCAATTCGTGAGAATTATACCCAGAATCAACTGCCTTTAATGCTGTGTGATGACAGCCATGATATGGCACAGGTCATCAAACTCATGAAATATGGTGTGAATGACTTTTATAACAGTGGTTTTACCGCGGAAGAGCTTACTGTTCGAGTCAACTTGAACATCTCACAAGCAATCAACTATAAAAAGTTGGAAAGAATTTCTCAAGTAGATGCATTAACAGATTTATATAACCGACGTTATTTCTTTGAAAAATCGGAATCTGTTATCAAGGAGTGTGGTGCTCACTGTTTTGCGGTCATGCTGGATATTGATTTTTTCAAAGTGGTTAACGACACTTACGGTCATGCAAAAGGTGATGAAGCAATAATCTTTGTGGCCAATGTAATTCAAGATACGTTTGATTCATTTGTAGTTGCCCGTTTGGGTGGAGAAGAGTTTTGTGTTTTAGGTGGCTATGAGGAGTTATCTAAAATTCAGGCGCTATGTGAAACCGTTAGACAGTTCATTGAGTCAGAGTCAAAGAATAAAATTGGCATACCAATTACAATCAGCATTGGGTTGAGTACAAATAACAACCTCTTAACGTTAGATGATCTGGTTTCAGAGGCGGATAAGGCCCTATATGCCTCAAAAGAGTCTGGTCGCAACAAAGTGTCATTACAACCTGTTGTAAACGGTTAG
- a CDS encoding cation diffusion facilitator family transporter — protein MSVQPVSHHHNHIGKANKSNQRKILIAAVITASYMLVEIIGGLWVNSIALVADGVHMMTDAMALAVAWWGYHIAQKPANARMTFGYQRFQILTAFINGFTLLLIVGGIVIMAIHRFFEPQEVMGKEMFVIALIGLLNNLFVFWILHSGDQHNMNMRGATLHFLGDTLGSVAVIAGAIVIYYTGWMPIDPILSLVIAIIIGVGAYRLCKESAHLLLEGVPAGYEIQDIKEDLETHFDYLTCVHHIHLWAIAEDQVMMTLHAKTDLLHINDETLSEIKQYLFEQHRIHHVTLQLETEVIVID, from the coding sequence ATGAGCGTTCAGCCTGTATCACATCACCATAACCACATCGGTAAAGCCAATAAATCCAATCAACGCAAGATTTTGATTGCTGCGGTAATTACCGCCAGTTATATGCTGGTGGAGATTATTGGTGGTCTTTGGGTTAATTCGATTGCGCTTGTAGCAGATGGTGTACATATGATGACGGATGCGATGGCATTGGCCGTTGCATGGTGGGGGTATCATATTGCGCAAAAACCCGCCAATGCACGTATGACTTTTGGCTATCAACGATTTCAGATTTTAACGGCATTTATTAATGGATTTACCCTGTTGTTGATAGTTGGAGGAATCGTAATTATGGCGATACATCGTTTTTTTGAACCGCAAGAGGTGATGGGCAAAGAGATGTTTGTGATTGCCTTGATTGGTTTGCTCAATAACTTATTTGTGTTCTGGATTCTTCACTCTGGCGATCAACATAATATGAATATGCGTGGCGCAACCTTGCATTTTTTGGGTGATACTTTAGGTTCAGTCGCGGTGATTGCAGGCGCAATTGTGATTTATTACACAGGTTGGATGCCGATTGATCCAATATTGTCACTGGTGATTGCTATTATTATTGGTGTTGGTGCTTATCGCTTGTGTAAAGAGTCTGCACATCTTTTATTGGAAGGGGTGCCTGCTGGGTATGAAATTCAGGATATTAAAGAAGATTTAGAGACGCATTTCGATTATTTGACTTGTGTACACCATATTCATCTTTGGGCGATTGCTGAGGATCAAGTCATGATGACCTTACATGCTAAAACGGATTTATTGCATATCAATGATGAAACGTTATCTGAAATTAAGCAATACTTGTTTGAGCAACATCGAATTCATCATGTGACGTTACAATTAGAGACAGAAGTGATTGTAATTGATTGA